One Tolypothrix bouteillei VB521301 DNA window includes the following coding sequences:
- a CDS encoding FHA domain-containing protein has translation MSNNLLIQLNWDDPTTGERREPRLNAPIALGRDFAALPAELNGKRVARMLLNSSQVSRFHVLIDWEQSQLVVTDQNSTNGTVVNGQRQTRSVLASGDIVQIGPYIITVTLAVAGTPAPTPTVHSAIQFNPNTNLPDPRLPASQPATPLGSHFPPSVFQEELVPVQALHATGLPVSETDYLAVGAGLGSYLWADLLRMSGVRSENIAALGLEKEPYARYKRLCLNSQIPLHERLRSNSDSCPDNIWGWPSYALREAWHDFSQGKLDQSFRYLWQVFNEPTFAETYTPRARNVFDSIDREAKRIGWEKIYRYGRIRAIRKTDDGRYCVAYSQGPGSHAFHVARYLHLATGYPAIQFLPDLQAYREKYQDFKSVVNAYEEHNHIYEQLEKQGGKVLLRGRGIVASRIVQRIYEARRRNRNITVLHLMRSPKPTGNKYEKAQRVVKNHYEYQPFNWPKACWGGELRALLEKASPDERKRLLADWGGTTTADRHDWQRITEEGLREGWYKIEFGEVEKVERDVQNRPVTYIQEKGFGQITLEADFIVDATGLDAKVQVNPLLADLVDRYNLPLNYLGRLSVANNFEVVEMRNGKGQIYAAGAITLGGPYAAVDSFLGLQYACLCAVDGLAAARAPGVKRLNTLSSFGNWLKWVFNQSP, from the coding sequence ATGTCTAATAATTTACTAATTCAATTAAATTGGGACGATCCGACAACGGGAGAACGACGAGAACCTCGTTTAAATGCTCCGATCGCTCTTGGTCGTGATTTTGCAGCCTTACCAGCTGAACTCAACGGGAAACGTGTTGCTCGCATGCTGCTGAATAGCAGTCAAGTTTCTCGTTTTCATGTCCTGATTGATTGGGAACAAAGTCAGTTGGTGGTGACTGACCAAAACAGTACCAACGGTACTGTTGTTAACGGTCAACGTCAGACACGCAGTGTTCTTGCTAGTGGTGATATTGTACAAATCGGTCCATATATAATTACTGTAACTCTTGCTGTTGCTGGCACACCTGCACCTACTCCTACCGTTCACTCTGCTATCCAGTTCAACCCCAATACCAATCTCCCAGATCCAAGGCTCCCTGCTTCCCAACCCGCAACACCATTGGGCAGTCATTTTCCACCCTCTGTATTTCAGGAAGAACTCGTTCCGGTGCAAGCGCTACACGCAACGGGGTTACCAGTAAGTGAGACAGATTATCTTGCAGTTGGAGCTGGGTTGGGTAGCTATCTCTGGGCAGATTTACTGAGAATGTCTGGCGTTCGGAGTGAGAATATTGCCGCTTTAGGCTTGGAAAAAGAACCGTATGCTCGATACAAACGTCTTTGCTTGAATTCTCAAATTCCCTTGCACGAACGCTTGCGTTCAAATTCTGATTCTTGCCCGGATAACATTTGGGGTTGGCCGAGTTATGCGTTACGAGAAGCATGGCATGATTTTTCTCAAGGGAAATTAGACCAATCTTTTCGGTACTTGTGGCAAGTTTTTAATGAGCCAACTTTTGCTGAAACTTATACACCCCGTGCGAGAAATGTCTTTGATTCTATAGACAGGGAAGCGAAACGCATAGGATGGGAGAAGATTTATCGCTACGGGCGAATACGAGCAATTCGTAAAACGGATGATGGTCGATATTGTGTAGCTTACTCCCAAGGACCGGGAAGCCACGCTTTTCATGTTGCTCGTTATTTGCACTTGGCAACTGGTTATCCAGCAATTCAGTTTCTCCCAGACTTGCAAGCTTATCGTGAGAAATACCAAGATTTTAAGTCTGTTGTCAATGCTTACGAAGAACACAACCACATTTACGAGCAACTGGAAAAGCAAGGTGGAAAAGTTTTGCTGAGGGGGCGGGGAATTGTGGCTTCCAGAATTGTGCAGCGGATTTATGAAGCACGCCGACGCAATCGCAATATTACAGTTTTACACTTGATGCGATCGCCCAAACCAACAGGCAATAAGTATGAAAAAGCACAGCGTGTGGTCAAAAACCATTACGAATACCAACCGTTTAATTGGCCCAAAGCCTGTTGGGGTGGTGAACTCCGCGCCTTGCTGGAAAAAGCCAGCCCCGACGAACGCAAGCGCTTGTTAGCGGATTGGGGTGGAACTACCACAGCCGACCGTCATGACTGGCAACGTATTACGGAAGAAGGATTGAGAGAAGGTTGGTATAAAATTGAATTTGGTGAAGTGGAAAAAGTAGAACGTGATGTTCAGAACCGTCCGGTTACCTATATTCAAGAAAAAGGTTTTGGGCAAATTACATTGGAAGCAGACTTTATCGTTGATGCGACTGGGTTAGATGCCAAAGTACAGGTCAACCCCCTTTTGGCAGACTTGGTAGATCGTTACAACTTGCCATTAAACTATCTGGGAAGATTATCGGTAGCAAATAACTTTGAAGTTGTTGAAATGCGTAACGGAAAAGGTCAAATTTATGCAGCTGGAGCAATTACCTTAGGCGGTCCTTATGCAGCTGTTGATAGTTTCCTGGGATTGCAATACGCTTGCTTGTGTGCGGTTGATGGTCTTGCTGCGGCTCGTGCGCCTGGGGTTAAGCGCTTAAATACCTTAAGTTCTTTTGGCAATTGGCTGAAGTGGGTATTTAATCAGTCACCTTGA
- a CDS encoding GDSL-type esterase/lipase family protein, whose protein sequence is MQIIQARFPMHLSVVPKLCQPLKIVALGDSLVYGFGDPEGGGWVERLRRSWMSPDSPGHVLYNLGVRGDRIQQVAHRLEAEFRHRGELRNQVPDLIILSVGVNDSARLSRPNGRNFTDFAVFESEISALLDRAQQLCPVLFVGMMPVDEAKMPFLDCFYFNHADQHRYKEATKVACLERGIPYLDIFKQWMEQGEAWRLKRVSADGLHPNTLGYKTLLEDVMGWEAMSQYNSTSDYELAR, encoded by the coding sequence ATGCAGATAATTCAAGCACGTTTCCCAATGCATCTGTCAGTTGTACCGAAACTCTGTCAGCCCTTGAAGATAGTGGCGTTAGGAGATAGTTTAGTTTATGGATTTGGCGATCCAGAAGGAGGAGGCTGGGTTGAGCGACTGCGGCGGAGTTGGATGTCACCCGATAGTCCGGGTCACGTTCTTTATAATTTGGGAGTGCGAGGCGATCGCATCCAGCAAGTAGCTCACAGATTGGAAGCTGAGTTTCGCCATCGCGGTGAACTGCGAAATCAAGTTCCGGACTTGATTATTTTATCCGTAGGAGTTAATGATTCAGCGCGGTTAAGCCGTCCTAACGGACGGAATTTTACAGACTTTGCCGTTTTTGAGTCGGAAATTTCCGCTTTACTTGACCGAGCACAGCAACTATGCCCGGTTTTATTTGTTGGAATGATGCCAGTTGATGAAGCTAAGATGCCTTTTCTTGACTGCTTCTACTTCAATCATGCCGATCAACACCGTTACAAAGAAGCTACAAAAGTTGCTTGTCTGGAACGGGGTATTCCCTATCTCGATATTTTCAAGCAATGGATGGAACAAGGTGAAGCTTGGAGGCTGAAGCGCGTGAGTGCGGATGGTCTTCATCCCAATACTTTAGGATACAAAACCTTGTTAGAAGATGTGATGGGTTGGGAAGCAATGAGTCAGTACAATTCTACTTCTGACTACGAACTTGCTCGTTGA